A portion of the Actomonas aquatica genome contains these proteins:
- a CDS encoding GspE/PulE family protein, protein MSLGKIQTQIINALDDAGRLTDEHRAAIAAIEEEMTGEQLDAMLLEDFKITPFQLQVAKSRAFNLPPFNVAHYRVHPGTFERLPLEFCQENVVMPVGEVGELFLLVVANPFDVTIISKVQEMTGLTVMRMLGREADIREKFKKNENEPSDFADVVSAIGMEFGSEGEGDEDLTDEESGPIIDLANRIIEDAYFAGTSDIHIEPWEHEIIVRYRIDGVCQEKLRLPGKVGPALVARLKIMCNLDIAERRLPQDGRIVFKQYTRKGLDVDLRVSTAPLNHGEGVVMRILDKQKSTLPMTALGFSEENLEKYRKAIEQPYGMILHCGPTGSGKSMTLYSALNEINSPELVIRTAEDPIEYTLAGINQMQMHRQIGLTFASALRAFLRQDPDIILVGEIRDKETANIAVEAALTGHLLISTLHTNDAPSTVARLTDMGVEPFMISSSLLCVCAQRLMRRVCKQCRQPYEPEGRVKDLLEKAIGWSGQIYKANDDGCPKCNGTGYKGRVGIHELMINNEELVEAVNREADTAELKRICMKSGMKTLHQDSLLKVKEGVTTFEEAISNVPPDM, encoded by the coding sequence ATGTCACTAGGCAAAATCCAGACTCAGATCATCAATGCCCTCGATGATGCCGGGCGTCTCACCGATGAGCACCGCGCCGCCATCGCCGCCATCGAGGAGGAAATGACCGGTGAGCAGCTCGATGCGATGCTGCTCGAAGATTTTAAGATCACCCCGTTCCAGTTGCAGGTCGCCAAGAGCCGCGCCTTCAACCTGCCGCCGTTCAACGTGGCTCATTACCGGGTGCATCCCGGCACCTTTGAACGCCTGCCCCTGGAGTTCTGCCAGGAGAACGTAGTCATGCCGGTCGGCGAGGTGGGAGAGCTCTTCCTGCTGGTCGTGGCCAATCCCTTCGATGTGACCATCATCTCGAAGGTGCAGGAGATGACTGGTTTGACGGTCATGCGGATGCTCGGGCGCGAAGCAGACATCCGGGAGAAATTCAAAAAGAACGAAAACGAGCCGAGCGACTTTGCCGATGTGGTGAGTGCGATCGGCATGGAGTTCGGCAGCGAAGGGGAGGGCGATGAAGACCTGACCGACGAGGAGTCCGGCCCGATCATCGATCTCGCCAACCGTATCATCGAAGACGCCTATTTCGCCGGCACGTCTGATATTCACATCGAGCCGTGGGAACACGAAATCATCGTGCGCTACCGCATCGACGGTGTGTGTCAGGAAAAGCTGCGGCTTCCCGGCAAGGTGGGACCGGCGCTGGTCGCGCGTCTGAAGATCATGTGCAACCTCGACATCGCCGAGCGGCGTTTGCCCCAGGACGGTCGTATCGTCTTCAAGCAATACACCCGCAAAGGCCTCGACGTTGACCTCCGTGTCTCCACCGCGCCGCTCAATCACGGCGAAGGTGTGGTCATGCGTATTCTCGACAAACAGAAGTCGACCCTGCCGATGACTGCGCTCGGTTTCTCAGAAGAGAACCTCGAGAAATACCGTAAAGCCATCGAACAGCCCTACGGCATGATTTTGCACTGCGGTCCGACCGGTTCGGGTAAGTCGATGACGCTCTATTCCGCGCTCAACGAAATCAACTCGCCCGAGCTTGTCATCCGCACTGCGGAGGACCCGATCGAATACACCCTGGCCGGCATCAACCAGATGCAGATGCACCGCCAGATCGGCCTCACCTTTGCGTCGGCCCTGCGCGCCTTTCTGCGTCAGGATCCCGACATCATTCTGGTGGGTGAGATTCGTGACAAGGAGACGGCCAACATCGCGGTGGAGGCCGCGCTCACCGGTCACTTGCTTATCTCGACCCTGCACACCAACGACGCGCCGTCGACGGTCGCCCGTCTCACCGACATGGGCGTGGAACCGTTCATGATTTCGTCGTCGCTGCTGTGTGTGTGCGCCCAGCGTCTCATGCGCCGCGTGTGCAAACAGTGCCGCCAACCCTACGAACCAGAAGGCCGCGTGAAGGACCTGCTCGAGAAGGCCATCGGCTGGAGTGGTCAGATCTACAAGGCCAACGACGATGGGTGCCCGAAGTGTAACGGCACCGGTTACAAGGGCCGCGTGGGCATTCACGAACTCATGATCAACAACGAGGAGTTGGTCGAAGCGGTGAACCGCGAAGCCGACACCGCCGAGCTCAAACGCATCTGCATGAAGAGCGGCATGAAAACGCTGCACCAGGACTCGCTGCTCAAGGTCAAGGAAGGTGTGACCACCTTCGAGGAAGCGATCTCCAACGTGCCGCCCGACATGTAA